A part of Emys orbicularis isolate rEmyOrb1 chromosome 13, rEmyOrb1.hap1, whole genome shotgun sequence genomic DNA contains:
- the LOC135888047 gene encoding olfactory receptor 5V1-like has product MENQTTVTEFILLGLSSDPQMQIFLFLVFLVTYLITLGGNIVIMVVIRADSHLHIPMYLFLFHLSFVDICYSSVTVHNALRNFLATHKTISVNGCIAQMFFILLSAGAEVFILSAMACDRYVAICDPLRYMERMSKGICVQLVSGAWTIGFFHALLNTVFTSTLHFCGPNQISHFSCELPPLLQRYCIDTFTNQVVLLTSVVIFGSNSFLLTLISYIYIISTILRIRSAEGRRKAFSTCSSHLIVVGLWYLTAFFQYTKPSSVSSVVLDEIFSIQYSILTPMLNPIIYSLKNKEVKIALGKTLGKLKFLK; this is encoded by the coding sequence ATGGAAAATCAAACCACAGTGACCGAATTTATTCTCCTGGGACTTTCCAGTGACCCACAGATGCAGATTTTCCTATTCTTGGTGTTTTTAGTTACTTACCTAATCACTCTGGGTGGTAACATAGTGATCATGGTGGTGATAAGGGCTGATTCTCACCTTCACATCCCTATGTACTTATTTCTCTTCCATTTATCCTTTGTTGATATCTGCTATTCCTCAGTCACGGTGCATAACGCATTGAGGAACTTCCTAGCAACACACAAAACTATTTCTGTCAATGGCTGCATTGCACAGatgttcttcatcctcctctcagCTGGTGCTGAAGTTTTCATTCTCTCAGCCATGGCTTGTGaccgctacgtggccatctgtgACCCATTGCGTTAcatggagagaatgagcaaagggaTCTGTGTTCAGCTGGTGAGTGGGGCATGGACAATAGGCTTCTTCCATGCCCTGCTTAACACTGTTTTTACCTCCACgttgcatttctgtgggcccaATCAAATCAGCCATTTCAGCTGTGAGCTCCCTCCTCTATTACAACGATACTGCATTGACACCTTCACCAATCAAGTGGTGCTTCTTACTTCTGTTGTGATATTTGGGTCAAACTCCTTCCTCCTTACGCTGATCTCCTACATTtacatcatctccaccatcctgaggaTACGCTCTGCGGAGGGCAGgcgtaaagccttctccacctgcagctcccaccttatTGTGGTTGGTTTATGGTACCTGACAGCCTTTTTCCAGTACACAAAACCCAGCTCAGTCTCCTCTGTGGTTCTGGATGAAATATTCTCCATCCAGTACAGCATCTTGacccccatgttaaaccccatcatctacagcctgaaaaacaaggaggtgaaaaTAGCACTAGGGAAAACATTGGGGAAATTGAAGTTTCTCAAGTAG
- the LOC135887852 gene encoding LOW QUALITY PROTEIN: olfactory receptor 5G9-like (The sequence of the model RefSeq protein was modified relative to this genomic sequence to represent the inferred CDS: substituted 1 base at 1 genomic stop codon) yields MGNQTEVTEFIILGLSNDPQLQIFLFLVFLLVYLITLLANMVIMVVIRSDPHLHTPMYFFLSHXSFVDICYSSTVVPKMLVHFLAEYKTISVNSCIAQMFFILQLATTDIFILSAMAYDRYAAICDPLRYMERMRKGICVQLVSGAWAIGFFHALLNTVFALKLHFCGPSQINHFSCELPPLLQLSCTESLTNQVVLLTSAVIFASSSFLLTLISYIHIISTVLRIQSAVGKCKVFSTCSSHLIVVGLFYLTGFLQYTKPSSVSSVVLDEMFSIQYSILTPMLNPIIYSLKNKEVKTAIGKMFQKFKFLK; encoded by the coding sequence ATGGGAAATCAAACCGAAGTGACTGAATTTATTATCCTGGGACTTTCCAATGACCCACAGCTGCAGATTTTTCTCTTCCTGGTTTTTTTACTTGTCTACCTAATCACGCTTTTGGCAAACATGGTGATCATGGTGGTGATAAGGTCTGATCCTCACCTTCACACCCCAATGTACTTCTTCCTGTCTCATTAATCCTTTGTTGATATCTGCTATTCCTCAACTGTTGTGCCTAAGATGTTGGTGCATTTCCTAGCAGAGTACAAAACCATTTCTGTCAATAGCTGCATTGCACAGATGTTTTTCATTTTGCAGCTGGCTACTACTGACATTTTTATTCTCTCAGCAATGGCTTATGACCGCTACGCTGCCATCTGTGACCCATTGCGTTACATGGAGAGAATGAGAAAAGGGATCTGTGTTCAGCTGGTGAGTGGTGCATGGGCAATAGGCTTCTTCCATGCCCTGCTTAACACAGTTTTTGCCCTCaagttgcatttctgtgggcccaGTCAAATCAACCATTTCAGCTGTGAGCTTCCTCCTCTGTTACAACTGTCCTGCACTGAGAGTCTCACCAATCAAGTGGTGCTTCTTACTTCTGCTGTGATATTTGCATCAagctccttcctcctcaccctGATCTCCTACATTCACATCATCTCCACCGTCCTGAGGATACAGTCCGCAGTGGGCAAGTGTAAAGtcttctccacctgcagctcccacctgatTGTGGTTGGCTTATTCTACCTGACAGGTTTTCTCCAGTACACAAAACCCAGCTCGGTCTCCTCTGTCGTTCTGGATGAAATGTTCTCCATCCAGTATAGCATCTTGacccccatgttaaaccccatcatctacagcctgaaaaacaaggaggtgaaaaCAGCTATAGGGAAAATGTTTCAGAAATTCAAATTTCTCAAGTAG